ATATACCTgggaagaaaaactgaaaaaaacaaaaaaccaaaacaaacctgGAAAGCCCTCCTCCCCcaacaaattatatttttttaaaacttccttAGTCACTCCAGAGCATGAACAGCTGCTTTCTCTTGTACCTCTTAAGGGAGCACAAGCTCTGGGGAGGTCAGGAGCTGAGTTGTATCCCCAACTTTATTTGGGTGTTTGGGAATTTCTTTTGAGATTAGCGTTGAGCTGAGCCAACAGATCCGACTCTTTTTCAGGTAGAGTTGTACTTTCTTAACAGGACACATGAAGCTGGTGTGTACAGTCTGTCCTGATGCTGCAAATTCCCTCATTGACTCGCAGGGATAAGTTCAGCACAGGATTCCTCAGCAGTGTAGGCTGGCACAGACACAAACTGAGCACAAGTGCTTATTCCTTTCCTTGAAATAAGGCTCGTTTACTCATGGACATCCTGGTCAGAAATCAAGCTGAATTTCCATACATTAGAAGGTGATGGATATGTATGTGAGACTGGATTGCCAGCAACATCATCTTCCACAGAAAAGCTTTGGATTTTACTACACAACAAAAGTCTAACTTACTACCAGGAATGACAATATGGCTGGCGAGAGTTTGTGTTCAGCTGCTGGAAGGAAGcaaatttttaatgaagaacGAGCTGAGTTTTTAATGTTAAAACATTTATCCAAAGTACACAGAAGTCCTCAGCTGAGAGCTTGGGTTCCTGGGAGCAAGTGGCCAGAAGGGTCATGGTGCCTGAGCTGAGCCCCACTGCCCAGCACAATGTCCAGAgcacacagacactcccagCTTTTCTCTCGCCACTGACTGCACAGGGGGAAGCTCACTCCTGGGGAATCCTTTCTCTGAAATTCAGCCCCTACCAAACAGGACAGAGCAAATAGAAACACTTAGTGACAAGCATACATGTTTCATTTGCCAATCATGGGGCCTGGTGGTTTATATTCATCCTTTAGATTCACTGATGTAGCCACATTGATGTGTAGCACTGCCGTGGCACCAGAGACAAAGCAAGGCCCAATGGAAGATCCCTGTAGGATGCTGGTAGCTGTCCTTGTGCTGTGTCTGCTGTTGGAGCAGGGGCAGTGTTTGATGAGATGTCTCTGTGCATGTCACAGGTTCGCCCCCCAAGACCTCATGTCGTTAAGAGGCCCAAGAGCAACATTGGTGTGGAGGGCCGGAGGACGTCAGTTCCCAGCCCAGAACAGTAAGTACTGCGCTGCTCTGCTTCTCTCCACTTGCATCAAACAGCGTGTTCAAAACTGGGACTCACTGcaggagacttgaaaaattacTACAGCTCAAAGTTAGTTTttaactaagaaaaaaattgattatttttaaaaaatttttgcAGTATTTTAGAGGAAGTGTGAAAAAGCAAGTAACCAAAGTTTGCTTATGGAAAAATTGTGGTTTGCCAAGTTACACTGATATGCCTCTTCAGTGAAAGTTTTCAGGCTTTGGAAGTGTGTTCatttctttattgttttgttttgcactTTTCTTTTGAGGAAATTGTCAGTTCCAGCCATGCAGATGCAGTGTTCTTGCCAGGCTGTAGCTGGAGGGTGCAGAACTGTTTATTTGACAGTGGTGGCAGAAGGGGCTGTGTCTCACTCTAGAGTGCATTAACAGGACTGTGATgtctgtgtgagctgtgtggtGAGGGCTTGTAGGGCTTCCCTTTGCACATGACCAGCAAATTTATCCCCTCTTTAGCTGTGGCAGTGAAGGGGAATGTTCCAAATCATctgtgctgccacagcccaCTGCTCCTGGACAAAAGGGGTTGGTTTCCAGTGTCTCTCTTGTGCATACCAGTACAGGCATGTTCTGTTACCTCAGGGGGGCTCTTTCAGGCACTTTCACTAATGTCACTTATCCAGGGATTTTTGCAAAGACAGCAAGGGGTGTGTGTTGCAGATTCCTGACAGTGCCAGAGTGGAGCTAGCAATGGGCCCCCAGGGGTGACCCTGACCAGGGGATGGATGTTCTGAGCCATGGATGTTCTGAGCCGTGGATGTTCTGAGCCGTGGATGTTCTGAGCTGTGGGTTTTATGAGCTGTGGTTAATTCTGAGCTGTGGTTAATTCTGAGCTGTGGTTAATTCTGAGCTGTGGATGTTCTGAGCCGTGGATGTTCTGAGCCGTGGATGTTCTGAGCCGTGGATGTTCTGAGCTGTGGGTGTTCTGAGCTGTGGATGTTCTGAGCTGTGGGTTTTATGAGCTGCGGTTAATTCTGAGCTGTGGATGTTCTGAAcgagccagcacagcccaaaCACACTGGAGAGGCATCAGTGCATGGACAGCTCTTTCCAGCCATGCCAGGGTGGGGGAATACTGTGGCTCTGGCCTAAACTGAACGGTGATTTCTCCCTTGTACAGGAGTGTTTGTCCATTTTACTGTGGAATTTGGTTGCCCTCTTGTGGAGCAGATGCAGCTCTTGcaaagggctgtgctggccctgcacagaggttgtggggatttttaaactaaaagcgttttcttaatatttaatCTGATGACTCACTGCATTTAGGTGGAGGATAATTTAAGCAATTTAACATTTATGTGTGTTCCTATGGAGGTTTCTTCATGTTTGCATTCAAAAACTGCTGACATCCCAGTGTTGCTCACTGCTAACGTGTATCTTCAATTCCTGCCACTATCAGAGCAGAgataaacacaaacacaaatggTAAACATTGTACCAATGCTGGAAATATATtgtatttcaattattttattgtgATCTACTTTATTGCTGCTAGTTTTAGTGAATCTTTACAGCTCAGCTGCTTTctcaaaatacagaattttcatGATGCTTCtgacaaattttctttttctgtccccATAAGAAGTAATCTTTGTGTAAGTGTTCTGAAATGGAAACAAGAGAGGTGTTGTCTCTAAAAAATTCacactgttttctctctcttggaTAACACTAGAATCAGTGAAAACaccataaaatatattttcccttGTTTTACCTGGTAGCATTGAAGGTTAGGAAATTTATGTCTTTAATTACATGAGTTAATTCTTTTTACATATGTAAAAGAAACCCATTGTTCTGGGGATGTCTGCGCTCATTTTCCAATCAGTGTTCAGTTCTAGCTCAGGGGATGAGGAGCAGTAACTGCAAAGAGCACCCCAGGCCGTGGCTCATGGCTGGGGTTAGAGCAGTGTttgcaggagctgggggagcagccGGTgctggctcagctcagctcgctggggccctgcagcagccccggggctcagcacaggagctctggggagCGCCCAGGACTGGGGATGAGCTcggcagggctgtggggatggGACAGGCTCATGGGGACGGGAGATTCCGGCTGTAACCGGGCTCTCAGGGCCCCACCGCAGCACCTGGGGATGGTGAGGGCTTTCCATGGCCTCGCCAAGCCGGCAGCTCTGACACCGAGTGTGCAGGATGTGCAGGAAGGGATTCCAGGGTGGGTCTGTGCCGTGTTCACGTGGAAGAGTTGCCAGGTATTCCCCTCAGTCCCAAACCTCCTATCTCACAGAGGCGACAAAAAGCCTGTGCATCCAAATCCCGCATTCTCTGCATTTTACTGGCTAAGAGGGACAAAGTCTTTAATTCCATAAAGCTCTTGTGTAGCTGTTCTTTAAAAAACTATgtcaataaaaaataattcttcctcAAATCTGCAGAACCTTTTTTAGGAGAATAACGACAAGTCCACACACCCCTTTGCCCCATAATCTCAATATTCAGGAAAGAGCAATGCCataataaaatatacaaatttaattttctcataACCAGAACATCCTTTAAAATTATTACAGAATTCTCCTTACTAATTCCCATATCCTGCGAGACTCCCATTTTCTGtatacatgttttttttatCTCAACTACATTTAGGTGTCAATTAAATTTGAAATATCTACATTTGTCAGCATTTCATTTTTGGCCACCGTGATGTGCCGCTGATTTGTCCGTGCATCCTGACACATGAAAAAAGCTCCCGAGATGCAGATCTTCCTCATTAAACGGAGCCCCCGCTCCGCGCTGCTGCCGGCGCCGTGGAGCGCGTCCCGTCCGCGCAGAGCCGGGGCTGCCAGAGCCGGGGAGCGGCTGCGGCTCTGCCAGagccggggctgtcccggggagcggctgcagctcctccagaacCGGGGCTGCCAGAGCCGGGGAGCGGCTGCGGCTCTGCCAGAGCCGGGGCTGCCAGAGCCGGGGAGCGGCTGCGGCTCTGCCAGAGCCGGGCACGGAGCAGagccggggctgtcccggggaGCGGCTGCAGCTCCGCCAGAGCCGGGGCTGCCAGAGCCGGGGAGCGGCTGCGGCTCCGCCAGAGCCGGGCACGGAGCAGagccggggctgtcccggggaGCGGCTGCGGCTCTGCCAGAGCCGGGGCTGCCAGAGCCGGGGAGCGGCTGCGGCTCTGCCAGAGCCGGGGCTGCCAGAGCCGGGGAGCGGCTGCGGCTCTGCCAGAGCCGGGCACGGAGCAGcgccggggctgtcccgggaTTTACCGGAGCGGCCGGCGGCGCTGGCAGCTTCGGGCGCTGCAGTGGCCCCACCTCCTTCCCCTGGATACCTGTTACagaaggagaggggaaggaaaacagtgcACTGGCTTTAACTGAAATaatgcagactgtgatttaACACCATTGGCTGCGGCCGCTGCCACCTGTTAGAGACTTTTTATTAATTAGCTCTGACCTGACTGTGAGCAAACATTCATTGGCAGAGGCAGCTCGGGCCCTCTTGGGCTGTTGGTTGCAGCATCCAacttctcttttcctcaccTGATCTTTAAGAACTGATCCTCAGTTAACCACTGAGGAGAGGAACATGTACACCTTACTTGACAAACTGCATTTCATACCAGTCCTTGGACATCTTCGGTTTTATTCTAGAGTGAAGCAGTTTCAAATGTGAAAAATAGATCCAAGTAGGAACTGGTGCCCTGGAGTCAGCTCCTCTTGTGCATCAGACTAAATATCTGGAAAGCAGGGAAGGAGATCTAATGTTTGTCAGAGCTcagcctgagcagagctgtctgAAGAACAGAGATGTGCCCAGCTCTGTTGGGGATGTGGTGGGGAAGGGGGGTTTCTGTACTGTCCCCTGCACTGTGTGTGGCTGcagtccctgcccttggcagagGGGTTGTGTTCtgtgcctggcagcagagctcagcGTTCCCTGCCGAGCTCTCTGCTGTGCAGTCAGTCGGGGACAGGGTGAtctggggctctgcagcccctggttTCTCTCCTCAGGAGCTGTCACTGTGACCACTCGAtaacttccttttctcttcctgttccCCAGCCTCGTAAAGCCCATGCGACACTATACAGTCTTCCTCTCTGAGGACTCCTCTGATGATGAGTTTCAGCAGGAAGAGGATCCTGTCTCTGGCTTCTCTGaaaactttttcttctctgctccttTCGAATGGTCTATCCTTTACGCTTTTGCTGTGTTCATGCCAGCTTCAAACAGCGGGGTTTGCATTGCTCAGGGCACCTGCTCCTGTACCGGGATTTTGGAAATGCTCCTGGGGTCTCTGTACAGTGCTTGATGAATCACCAATGTTTCTCCTGCTTGTTTGTCTTGATGTTGAGCAGCATGAAAAAGCATCCTTCTGCATGAAACACTGCAGCAACACATGGGCTTCCATCGACTCGAGCTCTGTGGGATGTCACCCTTCCATTTGTCCTTTGTTCCAACATGCTGCTTGTGCTCCTGTCCAAACCTTTCACCATTCATTCTTGTGTGGTGCTACTGTGCTTTGGGTTGTCCTGTGAGCCTCATTCCAGTGCAGTTatcagccttttccagtgtcACCTGTTTGATCCCAGCCTCTCTGGTCTGTCAGGTATCACATCCCTGCAGATGTCCTCCGAGGGCATTGGGTATAATCTGACAGTTAAACAAGAAGCAGGAAGTTTGTTTAGTCTATTTCTCTCCAGCTTTTGAATTTGTAACTTGTACATTCCCAAACCTCTGTAAGTCAGTCTTgaaaggctgtgctgagcagctgggGCAGAACCACTCATGGATGCTGTGGCTGgagggctctgtccctgcccagggtgcCTGTGGtaggggaaggagcagggccTGCCCAGGATGCCCATGTGAGGTGAGGGAAGCCCTGCCAGCTGTGGGTTCAGCTGCACTGAATCCCTCTTGCTGCCTATTTGAATATCCCAAtcctggcaggcagctctgagctgaGCCCTCACTGAATGGCAGCAGAGGATTTGTTATTTCCTACCCTCGCCTGCTTGAGGATTTCTAGAGGATGAAAGGGAGATAAATTGCATGGAGTTGCACTCATTCTTTTAACAAATACAGTCACTGGTTTGACCAGAACCTGTAGGAAGAGGGGCCAGGGTactgtgagctgctgcttcagaaaTCCACATGATGCCACATCCAGGCAGTTCAGGAGGATGATGCCCATCACAGCTGGGTCAGAccaggctggagaaggaggctgcCAGTGGGACAGAGAGCTCTGCAGTTGCTAAAATCCGTTGTGTGCTGCAGACACAGGTTTGGGGGCTGACAGGGAAGAGATTTGACTGCAggcaggtgggatggggaggatcAGTAGGAAAGGGCCAGGAAATGTTCCCACACTGTGTTTAGGGTGGAGGAGACCagttttgtttgcagaaatCCCTTGGGGGTTTGCAGTGTGGCCCAGAGTGATGTGAGGCTGAAGACAGAGGTTTGTGAGCTCTCTGCCCTGAGGCCATGAGCTGTCACTGTCTGCCCTGtacctgcagcatccctgtcCTGGTGCAGGCTCAGtgcctgctctgtgtgtgctggggagggaaaCAAGCTCTGGGCTCTCTGAATTTGCATGATATAGATGTATTATGATAAAATATGGAAAGGGGAGGAGGGTTCTTCCATAGGATGTGCTTTTGCAGGTctcacaaatattttcttataaTTGAAAGCTTGTTTAAATGCCACAGTACAACTGGCTGCCAGTCAAGTGCCAATCCCCACAGCCACGTGTGGCACTTGCTGTTATTAATTGGATGCACATCGTGCTGCTGTTCTCTGTACACACACCAAAATGCAAATGTGCTGGTTCAATTTTTTGCTGAGGTATGTGCAAGAGAAGCATCCTGCTAACTCAGCCTTGGCTGGTAATGTAAAGGAGGTGTCTCCATAATGGATTGTGGTGTTTCTTGATAAGATGACACCAATGAAATCATTGGAGGCTGCACAGTGTTCCCAATTATTGCAGGAAAACACTGAGTTATGTTGTGTGCTGAGTTAGCTCGAAGCCCAAGGATGTCAGAGCCTGCAAACACAGGGTGCAGAGGCTATGCCCAGCCTGAGGGGAGCCCAGACAGTCAGCATGGGGAGCTGGTAGCCTGTTATCCCTGCTCCAAGAGCTTCCTCCTCAGCCTGGCCGGGCCTGCATGAGCACAGCTTTCCTCTGAGCACTTCCCACTTGGCTCTTGCCCTTCTGAGCACCCTTGGGTGCCAGGTCCCCTGTGCATGTCCCCCTGCCCTCGGGCACTGCTCCCAGCCTGCTCTGCACGGGGCTCTCCGAGCTGTATTTGCCATTGGGGAGCTCTTTGTAACTCATCCAGCTCCTTAGGAAATTGTGTTCAAAACAAAGCATAAGAAATACGGTGATTTGCAATGTGGTTTTTGGTTCTGTGCCAGGCCTCAGCCGTACCGGGCCCTGAAGGAGTCGGACAGTGCCGATGGAGAGGACGTGGGCAGCCCCGAGAAAGCGAGAGAGCCGCTGCCCCCGAgccctctgctctccagcaagGCCTCAGAAGTCAACCTCCTGGAAGATATCTTCCCCAACTTGGAAGTGgaagcccagccccagcccctcagccAGGCCAAGAGCCTGGAGGACCTGCGGACGCCCAAGGAGGAGGTGGAGCAGCGCTGCTCCTTTGAATACCAGGTCAGGGGCTTCCTGTGCCCTGGGGGCAGCACAGAGCTCATTCTGAGGAACCTTTTCATGTTATTGTGTAGATCCTACTAAtaaccatcatcatcatcatcatcatctcttTTCCGGGGATTTGCTTATgtgtttcaaaattaatttctgaattaaGGAATGGCTTAAATGGGACTCGGTTATAAGTAATTGTTTCCTCTGAAACCTTTGCTTCTGAAGGAGGGGATATTTGCCCTGTTCCTCAGAATCTGTTTGTCCAGTGGCTGTCACACACAGTTATCTTTGAACTTGATGGTCAGCAGTGAGAATGAGGAATGAATAGTTGGTAATTTTCAGGTCCCctccaaactttttttttcttttaatctggCTATTTTGGTCTAAGCATCACTTGCACAATCCCCTTCTGAAGAAACTGGATTGTTTGTGAAGGAACATAGCTCAGAAAGTGTTAAACTAAAGCAGACTCCAAGTTCTCCATTTGACATTAAAGAAGCAAATGTCATTTCTACCTTATAATAATACTGATTTTAGTGTTACATTCAGATATTTCGTTTGTCAGCTTATTCCACGCAGCAATTAAGGCTTCTCAGTTTATGTGCCTTGGACACAGGTGTCTGCTTCTTATTGGGCTGGGACAGATGCACAACAAATCCCAGCTGAAAAACCCCGTGGAGGCAAAGCTGGAATTGAAGCTGCAGTGTCGTGGCTGGTTTCTGACTGTCCTTCCTTGGCACACGCTCTTGTCCCTCTGCACtgctggcagcctggggacagatCCTCTTCCCTCACAGCAGCCTGAACTCACTTCCTGCTCTGTGTTGTGAGGACATCACTAAGAGTTAGTGTTTGTTCTGCTCTCTTGCAGAGAATGGATCTCGGTGTGTCTGAGAGGAACAGGATTGTGCCAAGCATGAAGCTGTCCCACGCTTACAACAAGCTGTGGAGTATGGGCCATGATGATATGGCTATTCCCACCAAATATTCCCAAAGCTCGCCCGAAAGACCCTTGGCTGCCCTGGGTAACGTGCCCCCCATCACCAGGAGACCCCAGAGCAGAGACAGTGGTCTGGCTcctgcagaaaaggaggaatCCAGTCCTGCCATTCAAGGGAACATCACCATTCCTAGGccacagggaagaaaaacaccAGAACTGGGCATCgtgccaccaccaccagcacccAGAGCTTCCAAGcaccaggctgcagctgggTCAGCGGAAATCCTCACCCCTCACGGGCGCAGCCACTTGGTTCCAGATCTCATCCCAGAGCCCtttggggctgggaatgtgTCCTTAGACACCGAAGTGCAGCAGTCAGTAAATTCCTCCTCTCGCCCGTCGCAGCTGCTGTGCGGCGCTGCCGGCGCTGCCGAGATGCTGCAGCCGGTGCGGGTGAAGACGGAAGGAGCAGGTAACGAGAGCGAGCTCCTGCTGAGCCTGCTGGACCCGCTGAGAACCACGGGCTGGCCGGGCTCGGCtctgccaggctcagccccgCTGGGCTCGGCCCCCGCGCCCACCTTGGGTGCCCTGCCAAGCGACTTTGTGcctcctccagctgcaccaTTTGCCCAGCCCCTTGGCtatgctgccccagctccaccGCCTTTTCTACAGCCCTCCCCGAATCCCTTCAcccagacactgccaggagccctccccgtgtccctggtCAGACCCCCGAGGGGCTCCTTCACCCCCTCCTTAGGTCACGCATACAGCTCCAGCTTCATAACCCCCACTGCCGGCTTCTACCCAGCACAGAGACCTCAGCCCCACATGGCCACACTGTCCATGCCAAACCTGTTCAGCcaggctccagctgtgccagcagctggctCCTTGCTCCTGCAGACCCACAGCCCTTCTCCCACCAGCTCTCTCCAGCCAGTGTGTCTGGGTGGTCCCTCCAAACCCCGAACGTTACAGGTGGGCCAGCCCAGCACAAAGGTAGATCCCAAACAAGCCCTGGCTCTTCTGGCCAGTGAACCCCCTCTGGTCCCTGCCAGGCCAGCCAAGGGCTTGGAGTCGTTGTTACTGTCCTCAAAATCTGAGGAGACAAAAGATCCATTTGAAGATCTGTTAAAAAAGAGCAAGCAGGATGTGTCACCCACACCAGGTAAGGTGGAGCAGCTCAGAAAGCGATGGGAAACCTTTGAGTGATGCACCCCATGGCCTTGGTGTCCTTTTGGAAGTGACagagggattttttggtttttttgagcCAGCATAAAACCAAGCATTTCTTTTAAGGAAGGCTGAGCCAGGATTGCTGCAGGACCATCACTGAGCTGCACCTCAGCACGAGAGCTTTTTGCCCACAGGTCAGAGTCCCCCATTGTCCCAGTCCCTGACACTGCTCCCTCACTCCCTGCCACCAAACCCTGGGATTCCTGCACTGACCAAAGCGTgaggggaggtggggtgggTTGGGATTTCCACACACAGCTTTTCAGGCAGCACTACTGATGCACAAGTTACTCCCTCCCTGTATTTTCAGTCCTTGGCACACCTGGAGCGTGACACAGCCCACTCTGCTGAggttcattcctgctgctgggaatgggCCTCAGTTTTTCTGGCAATACACAGATACAAGGTTTTGTTTCCACATGCAAAGCGCAGCAAACCAGCCTGACTTGTGGGCTGCACTGAACTGATCATCAGTCTCTGTTTGTGCTCCTTGCACCCCAGCCACTCCCAGAGCTGTGCTATCAGAGGGACTTTGGTGGCACTTTTGGCTCCCCCCGTGAACACCGACAGCCAGGGCAGAGTTGTCACAGGCCTGGAaaccacagcacagagcagctgctcagggATTGGTCCTGcatctctgttgggaaactgGAAACACCAgcaattgttttcatttttttgacTTTGTTTTTGTTAAATACATCAGAAAATAGAGGCCATAAAGAGTATCCTAGTTCTTATATATGTGTATCTTAATATTATCTATCAATATTATAAATTGCAGTATATGAATGGAATGTAACAATATCTTACTTGATtattacaaacaaaaaaagagaaaaattttgggGTATCAAtgttcccagctcctgagtgCAGGTGAAGGCTGGTGTGCTGAGGGGCTGAGGGCAGGGCATGGCCAGGAAGGGGGATCTGGGCTCTGTGGCCTCGCTGGAGCCTCGGGCTGGCCCTGTCTGGCCCGCGAGGAGCGCAGGGGACGCTCAGCTGGGTGTTCTGAGCCCCCTCTCTGTGTTCTCCAGACATTTCACACGAGCCTCAGCATCCCCCAGGACAGCTGCTGTCTCTGAtcatttctgtttcacttcAGTGGtgcttttttggtttgttttgtatCGGGGCACACTCTGGTGTAAAACCTGTCACTCTCGCAGAGGGAATCACATCACCATTGAGCCTTTGATAAAGGAAATCATCTTGGACACATAGGGAAATTCTTGTAAAGCTTTATCTGATTTCCAATGTATCTATTTTATTCATGTTATCTTGGAAGTTTTCTTACtctggggaatgggaatggctGTCTCTGTGTTCGAGGCTGGGCAGTACAAAAGAAAAGTAATATCTGAAATGCTGCCGGTTTTGGGAAGACCACAGTATTCCAGGAATATTCTGTTTCTGTACAGTGCTGTTCCTCTGACAAGCCATTCACTtggatttgtattttctttttgtgttgaAAGACAGATGGGTTTAGTATTGaatagtaaaatatttaaagtctAAGATACCAGTTCCATTTTATTTGATACAGTTCAGAGTAAGAATGTTATATATAATTCAGTCTGTCATTGCAGAGCTCCTTTGCTGTGAGCTGGATGTGAACGGGCACTGGACAATCCAGCCTGTGCCAAGCTGGACTCCACAGGCCCTGTTTAAACTCAGTAATGTCACAACAGTGATCAGACACTGAGGAGCCCATCACAGTGCTTTAAACCACTCAGGAAATTCTGTCCCACTGCAGTTCATTTCCATCTCTGGTTACTTTGCCCATATTATAGATCATTTGCTAAGTCAGTTTTGGGGCACTGCGGAGTACTAACACACATTTATTCACCCTCTACTTTATTTAGCACCTCTGAGATGCTGGAGGACAAGGAATTTGTGACTTCCCTCACTTCTGGAGCAGGGTTTGCAAGCAGGAGACTTTTCTAGGGGTTTATTTTAATGTAGGAATTGGACTATGCCTAGGACAGCATTTAGGGATGTTTTTTGTCTTATTTAAACTCAGGAATGCCTGACATTATTTGTTCCTGATAGTGCCAGGTGTCAACAGTTTGCTTGCCAGCTCTGGTTTGGCACTAGAAGGCATTTAGATGTTTTTATTAATCCAGTATAAAAACTGTTCCTGGTCTTACTCATCAGTGACTTTATACTTGACTTTGTCCATATTCCTGTTCTGTGTTTGGTACCACTTTGCTTATT
This genomic window from Poecile atricapillus isolate bPoeAtr1 chromosome 20, bPoeAtr1.hap1, whole genome shotgun sequence contains:
- the DENND1A gene encoding DENN domain-containing protein 1A isoform X1, which produces MGSRIKQNPETTFEVYAEVTHSGISCIGKDPEVRRQFPEGYSDQEVLQTLTKFCFPFYVDSHAINQVGQNFTFVLTDIDSKQRFGFCRLSSGAKSCFCILSYLPWFEVFYKLLNVLADYSAKGQDSQRSELLETFHKLTIPEPGTSVHLGVHSYFTVPDTRELPSIPENRNLTEYFVAVDVNNMLHLYASMLYERRILICCSKLSTLTACIHGSAAMLYPMFWQHVYIPVLPPHLLDYCCAPMPYLIGIHLSLMEKVRSMALEDVVILNVDTNTLETPFDDLQSLPNDVVSALKNRLKKVSTTTGDGVARAFLKAQAAFFGSYRNALKIEPGEPITFCEEAFVSHRSSVMRQFLQNAIQLQLFKQFIDGRLDLLNSGEGFSDVFEEEINMGEYAGSDKLYHQWLSTVRKGSGAILNTVKTKANPAMKTVYKFAKDHAKMGIKEVKNRLKQKDIAENGCSAAPEEPLPRTAPSPLVEKKDPKLREDRRPITVHFGQQHRLRPPRPPPPKIQRSSRPVRPPRPHVVKRPKSNIGVEGRRTSVPSPEHLVKPMRHYTVFLSEDSSDDEFQQEEDPVSGFSENFFFSAPFEWPQPYRALKESDSADGEDVGSPEKAREPLPPSPLLSSKASEVNLLEDIFPNLEVEAQPQPLSQAKSLEDLRTPKEEVEQRCSFEYQRMDLGVSERNRIVPSMKLSHAYNKLWSMGHDDMAIPTKYSQSSPERPLAALGNVPPITRRPQSRDSGLAPAEKEESSPAIQGNITIPRPQGRKTPELGIVPPPPAPRASKHQAAAGSAEILTPHGRSHLVPDLIPEPFGAGNVSLDTEVQQSVNSSSRPSQLLCGAAGAAEMLQPVRVKTEGAGNESELLLSLLDPLRTTGWPGSALPGSAPLGSAPAPTLGALPSDFVPPPAAPFAQPLGYAAPAPPPFLQPSPNPFTQTLPGALPVSLVRPPRGSFTPSLGHAYSSSFITPTAGFYPAQRPQPHMATLSMPNLFSQAPAVPAAGSLLLQTHSPSPTSSLQPVCLGGPSKPRTLQVGQPSTKVDPKQALALLASEPPLVPARPAKGLESLLLSSKSEETKDPFEDLLKKSKQDVSPTPGKVEQLRKRWETFE
- the DENND1A gene encoding DENN domain-containing protein 1A isoform X2, which encodes MGSRIKQNPETTFEVYAEVTHSGISCIGKDPEVRRQFPEGYSDQEVLQTLTKFCFPFYVDSHAINQVGQNFTFVLTDIDSKQRFGFCRLSSGAKSCFCILSYLPWFEVFYKLLNVLADYSAKGQDSQRSELLETFHKLTIPEPGTSVHLGVHSYFTVPDTRELPSIPENRNLTEYFVAVDVNNMLHLYASMLYERRILICCSKLSTLTACIHGSAAMLYPMFWQHVYIPVLPPHLLDYCCAPMPYLIGIHLSLMEKVRSMALEDVVILNVDTNTLETPFDDLQSLPNDVVSALKNRLKKVSTTTGDGVARAFLKAQAAFFGSYRNALKIEPGEPITFCEEAFVSHRSSVMRQFLQNAIQLQLFKQFIDGRLDLLNSGEGFSDVFEEEINMGEYAGSDKLYHQWLSTVRKGSGAILNTVKTKANPAMKTVYKFAKDHAKMGIKEVKNRLKQKDIAENGCSAAPEEPLPRTAPSPLVEKKDPKLREDRRPITVHFGQHRLRPPRPPPPKIQRSSRPVRPPRPHVVKRPKSNIGVEGRRTSVPSPEHLVKPMRHYTVFLSEDSSDDEFQQEEDPVSGFSENFFFSAPFEWPQPYRALKESDSADGEDVGSPEKAREPLPPSPLLSSKASEVNLLEDIFPNLEVEAQPQPLSQAKSLEDLRTPKEEVEQRCSFEYQRMDLGVSERNRIVPSMKLSHAYNKLWSMGHDDMAIPTKYSQSSPERPLAALGNVPPITRRPQSRDSGLAPAEKEESSPAIQGNITIPRPQGRKTPELGIVPPPPAPRASKHQAAAGSAEILTPHGRSHLVPDLIPEPFGAGNVSLDTEVQQSVNSSSRPSQLLCGAAGAAEMLQPVRVKTEGAGNESELLLSLLDPLRTTGWPGSALPGSAPLGSAPAPTLGALPSDFVPPPAAPFAQPLGYAAPAPPPFLQPSPNPFTQTLPGALPVSLVRPPRGSFTPSLGHAYSSSFITPTAGFYPAQRPQPHMATLSMPNLFSQAPAVPAAGSLLLQTHSPSPTSSLQPVCLGGPSKPRTLQVGQPSTKVDPKQALALLASEPPLVPARPAKGLESLLLSSKSEETKDPFEDLLKKSKQDVSPTPGKVEQLRKRWETFE
- the DENND1A gene encoding DENN domain-containing protein 1A isoform X5; amino-acid sequence: MGSRIKQNPETTFEVYAEVTHSGISCIGKDPEVRRQFPEGYSDQEVLQTLTKFCFPFYVDSHAINQVGQNFTFVLTDIDSKQRFGFCRLSSGAKSCFCILSYLPWFEVFYKLLNVLADYSAKGQDSQRSELLETFHKLTIPEPGTSVHLGVHSYFTVPDTRELPSIPENRNLTEYFVAVDVNNMLHLYASMLYERRILICCSKLSTLTACIHGSAAMLYPMFWQHVYIPVLPPHLLDYCCAPMPYLIGIHLSLMEKVRSMALEDVVILNVDTNTLETPFDDLQSLPNDVVSALKNRLKKVSTTTGDGVARAFLKAQAAFFGSYRNALKIEPGEPITFCEEAFVSHRSSVMRQFLQNAIQLQLFKQFIDGRLDLLNSGEGFSDVFEEEINMGEYAGSDKLYHQWLSTVRKGSGAILNTVKTKANPAMKTVYKFAKDHAKMGIKEVKNRLKQKDIAENGCSAAPEEPLPRTAPSPLVEKKDPKLREDRRPITVHFGQHRLRPPRPPPPKIQRSSRPVRPPRPHVVKRPKSNIGVEGRRTSVPSPEQPQPYRALKESDSADGEDVGSPEKAREPLPPSPLLSSKASEVNLLEDIFPNLEVEAQPQPLSQAKSLEDLRTPKEEVEQRCSFEYQRMDLGVSERNRIVPSMKLSHAYNKLWSMGHDDMAIPTKYSQSSPERPLAALGNVPPITRRPQSRDSGLAPAEKEESSPAIQGNITIPRPQGRKTPELGIVPPPPAPRASKHQAAAGSAEILTPHGRSHLVPDLIPEPFGAGNVSLDTEVQQSVNSSSRPSQLLCGAAGAAEMLQPVRVKTEGAGNESELLLSLLDPLRTTGWPGSALPGSAPLGSAPAPTLGALPSDFVPPPAAPFAQPLGYAAPAPPPFLQPSPNPFTQTLPGALPVSLVRPPRGSFTPSLGHAYSSSFITPTAGFYPAQRPQPHMATLSMPNLFSQAPAVPAAGSLLLQTHSPSPTSSLQPVCLGGPSKPRTLQVGQPSTKVDPKQALALLASEPPLVPARPAKGLESLLLSSKSEETKDPFEDLLKKSKQDVSPTPGKVEQLRKRWETFE